The Calothrix sp. PCC 7507 DNA segment TGAATTTGATTACCTAAAATTGGCATAGGTTCGCCACCACGCAACAAGTCTATTTCTACTAAATGAGTGGAACTACCAAATACTTGTTGACGCTTAGTATCGTAAGCTTTTCTACCTTCTCCAGGGCGTTTATTTTTGGGTGAAAGAAGTTCAATCACTGTGATTACTTCCCCTGTTCCCACTTCCCTCACCTCAAGATAACTTTCTCGCACTTCTTCAGGAATAGGAATATTAACTGTTATGGGTTTAGCTGGTGGTGAAGCTACGGCAATATTAGATGGTTCTTTATCTGTCGCTTTTATATATCGTCCTATAGTTACATCTGGTATACCAACTAGAACAGAATTTCCATCTGTCATTTGATAAACCCGTTTTTCAATTGCGACTCGATATTTTGGTCGTAAATGAGGGAAAATTGCATCAGCGATCGCCACAATTAATCTACTATGAACTTCTGGCC contains these protein-coding regions:
- a CDS encoding DUF4058 family protein, whose protein sequence is MPSPFPGMNPYLEHPELWPEVHSRLIVAIADAIFPHLRPKYRVAIEKRVYQMTDGNSVLVGIPDVTIGRYIKATDKEPSNIAVASPPAKPITVNIPIPEEVRESYLEVREVGTGEVITVIELLSPKNKRPGEGRKAYDTKRQQVFGSSTHLVEIDLLRGGEPMPILGNQIQSDYRILVSRSELRPRAELYPFNLPEQIPTFVLPLRKGDTEPLLDLQSVIQDLFDRAGFDLAIDYSREPVPPIGEDDIVWVSELLK